The proteins below are encoded in one region of Vannielia litorea:
- a CDS encoding Hint domain-containing protein → MVAASELSINTNASAIQMANAIFGDSVQVVTASYSGSSYSSGIYSGGDSTSPGVVPGDSGVILSTGRASDFTNSSGQANQSTNTSTNTGGANNNAQFNAVAGNSTYDASYMDITFVPDGDVMTMQFVFASDEYPEYANSIYNDVFAVWVNGQYVELEVGTGNTAVTNVNDADNSNLYVDNTDDDYNTEMDGFTITMTLTMPVNAGVQNTIRIGIADTSDSNYDSNVLIAGDSIQTDLVAMTDSVTMGTNFTKTIDVLDNDISSSGATMTVTHINGVAVTAGQSVTLKTGQIITLNADGTLTVQTDGDDEEVNFTYKISDGQGHTDTGFIKLDQVPCFVAGTMIATPEGEVPVERLQPGDMVLTVDEGPQPLRWIGRREVPAQGVMAPIHIRAGTFGPHRALTISPLHRLMIRDPLAELMFGDGEVLVAAKELVNGSSVTRLEGGAVEYVHLLFDRHQVIWSEGLPTESFLPGGQMQHSFEAEIVEEICTLFPELDPETGAGYGPAARRMLSGYEARLWAAEALRAA, encoded by the coding sequence ATGGTTGCGGCATCAGAACTCTCGATCAACACCAACGCCTCGGCCATCCAGATGGCCAACGCCATCTTCGGCGACAGCGTGCAGGTGGTCACCGCCAGCTACTCGGGGTCGAGCTACTCCTCGGGGATCTACTCGGGCGGCGACAGCACCTCGCCGGGCGTGGTGCCGGGCGACAGCGGCGTGATCCTCTCGACCGGGCGGGCGAGCGACTTCACCAACTCCTCGGGCCAGGCGAACCAGAGCACCAACACCTCGACCAACACCGGCGGGGCCAACAACAACGCGCAGTTCAACGCGGTGGCGGGCAACTCCACCTACGATGCCAGCTACATGGACATCACCTTCGTTCCCGACGGGGACGTGATGACCATGCAGTTCGTCTTTGCCTCCGACGAGTACCCCGAATACGCCAACTCGATCTACAACGACGTCTTTGCCGTCTGGGTGAACGGGCAGTACGTGGAGCTGGAGGTGGGCACCGGCAACACGGCGGTGACCAACGTCAACGACGCCGACAACTCCAACCTCTACGTCGACAACACCGATGACGACTACAACACCGAGATGGACGGGTTCACGATCACGATGACCCTGACCATGCCGGTGAATGCCGGGGTGCAGAACACCATCCGCATCGGGATCGCCGACACCTCGGACAGCAACTACGATTCCAACGTGCTGATCGCGGGGGACTCGATTCAGACCGACCTGGTGGCGATGACCGATAGCGTCACCATGGGCACGAACTTCACCAAGACGATCGACGTGCTCGACAATGACATCTCGTCGAGCGGCGCCACGATGACCGTGACCCATATCAACGGGGTGGCGGTGACGGCGGGCCAGAGCGTGACCCTGAAGACCGGGCAGATCATCACGCTCAATGCCGACGGCACGCTGACGGTGCAGACCGATGGCGACGACGAAGAGGTGAACTTCACCTACAAGATCAGCGACGGGCAGGGCCACACCGACACCGGCTTCATCAAGCTCGACCAGGTGCCCTGCTTCGTGGCGGGCACGATGATCGCCACGCCGGAGGGCGAGGTGCCGGTGGAGCGCCTGCAGCCGGGCGACATGGTGCTGACGGTGGACGAGGGCCCCCAGCCGCTGCGCTGGATCGGCCGCCGCGAGGTGCCCGCGCAGGGCGTGATGGCGCCGATCCACATTCGGGCCGGGACCTTCGGGCCGCACCGGGCGCTGACCATCTCGCCGCTGCATCGGCTGATGATCCGCGACCCGCTGGCCGAACTGATGTTCGGGGACGGCGAGGTGCTGGTGGCCGCCAAGGAGCTGGTCAACGGCAGCTCGGTGACGCGGCTGGAGGGCGGCGCGGTGGAATACGTGCACCTGCTGTTCGACCGGCACCAGGTGATCTGGTCGGAGGGGCTGCCAACCGAGAGCTTTCTGCCCGGCGGGCAGATGCAGCACAGTTTCGAGGCGGAGATCGTGGAGGAGATCTGCACGCTCTTCCCCGAGCTCGATCCGGAGACCGGCGCGGGCTACGGGCCGGCGGCGCGGCGGATGCTCTCGGGCTACGAGGCGCGGCTCTGGGCGGCCGAGGCGCTGCGGGCGGCGTGA